In the genome of Neodiprion pinetum isolate iyNeoPine1 chromosome 2, iyNeoPine1.2, whole genome shotgun sequence, one region contains:
- the LOC124212193 gene encoding major royal jelly protein 1-like, with product MIFRLSFFWRILPIVLGCTAWSSAAKLKTVYEWKYIDYVWNDNVQKLNAIKNGQYNHTKIIPIDFQKISGGRVLVTTPRLFNNPASLSTVSNQTGDGGPLLEPYPNWDWHTSTDCTGITSVNRIFLDECNRLWIVDSGKIGNVQTCPAQIIAFNPETDEVLQRVIIPDELTHSSVNTNNGRLEIQTVETHGDSCSTTWVYIGDPEGYGLVIWNGSTIWRLEDDNVYAPDPEATIFSVDGENVTLELGVSSLVIPPPGFIEEGYLLFKPLASRIGYSVTLDDLHNSNTAGNTVTYYRSNFTIPSQELARVYSKFGVLIGGFATQLVVACWNIQYPLTSESVGTILEDDNALQFTSAAKITNGCRDEFEYEHYWLLTNRLQEFVLGIMDFNEVNYRILGANLAALVRGTVCEPEPHTVSPSIEDKFFFEFETVTVVSSAITASEYLN from the exons ATGATATTTCGATTGAGCTTTTTTTGGAGAATACTGCCAATTGTTTTGGGATGTACGGCATGGTCTTCAGCTGCAAAACTGAAAACCGTTTACGAATGGAAGTACATCGACTACGTCTGGAACGATAACGTACAAAAACTGAACGCGATCAAAAACGGACAGTACAATCACAccaaaattattccaattgATTTCCAGAAAATCTCAG GGGGTCGAGTTTTGGTAACAACCCCAAGATTGTTCAACAACCCCGCGAGTTTGTCAACGGTTTCAAATCAGACTGGCGATGGTGGTCCATTGCTTGAACCCTACCCCAATTGGGATTGGCACACGTCAACGGATTGCACCGGTATTACCAGTGTTAACAGGATTTTC TTAGATGAATGCAATAGGCTGTGGATCGTCGACTCGGGGAAAATAGGAAACGTACAGACATGCCCTGCTCAGATAATCGCGTTTAATCCCGAAACTGACGAGGTCCTGCAGCGTGTAATAATTCCAGATGAATTAACGCATAGTTCCGTGAATACGAATAACGGACGACTTGAGATACAAACCGTGGAGACGCACGGAGACTCGTGTAGCACTACTTGG GTGTACATCGGGGACCCAGAAGGATACGGTCTTGTTATTTGGAACGGTTCCACCATATGGCGGCTGGAAGACGACAACGTTTACGCTCCGGATCCAGAAGCAACAATCTTCTCCGTGGACGGTGAGAATGTGACTCTCGAACTCGGTGTTTCCAGCCTCGTGATACCACCTCCTGGATTCATTGAGGAAGGGTACCTTCTCTTCAAACCCTTGGCTTCAAGGATAGGATATTCTGTCACGCTCGACGATTTGCACAACTCCAATACAGCTGGAAACACTGTGACATATTACCGATCTAACTTTACAATCCCTAGCCAGGAACTTGCCAGAGTTTATTCCAAGTTTGGAGTCTTAATCGGCGGATTTGCCACACAACTAGTCGTTGCCTGCTGGAATATACAATATCCATTGACATCAGAATCCGTG GGTACGATACTCGAAGACGACAATGCCCTGCAATTCACCAGTGCCGCCAAGATTACCAATGGATGTAGAGACGAGTTTGAGTACGAACACTACTGGCTGCTGACTAATCGATTGCAAGAATTCGTTCTGGGTATCATGGACTTCAATGAAGTCAATTATAGAATTCTGGGTGCTAACCTTGCCGCTCTTGTTCGTGGCACAGTTTGTGAGCCTGAGCCACACACCGTTTCCCCCAGCATtgaggataaattttttttcgaatttgaaactgTAACCGTCGTTTCTTCAGCAATCACCGCATCAGAATATCTTAATTAG
- the LOC124211687 gene encoding major royal jelly protein 2-like, which produces MHRFVLILTIANCAVAAELNVIYEWKYVDYVWNSEEDRQSAIAEGRYNETQVFTIDVQKASDGRVFVTTPALFTAGTPATLSTISSSQGPGGPLLQPYPDWSWHMPGNCSGITSVWRVAVDECDRLWVLDSGKIGNADQVCPAQILVFDLITDTLLQRITIPNDISHSPANESLGLLITPVVETEGFDCQRTWVYIADVQGGGLIIWDGWQFLRLDDEVFKADPTATTFSIAGDNFTLADGNFGLALSPRHPWQAPRLFFRPLASLREYSYAVHDLHRLIFGFDSVNYITSNYEFPSQVTAQAFSREGILFLGLTREIAIACWNMNHPMDNEHVVIVAQNNDTLQFASGVKVSKRGYDDFEEELWVSTNRLQKIYTGTLNVDEVNFRILSARVEDLVQNSKCQSLQFFK; this is translated from the exons ATGCATCGCTTCGTACTTATTCTAACCATCGCAAATTGCGCGGTGGCTGCAGAACTGAACGTGATTTATGAATGGAAATACGTCGACTACGTCTGGAACAGCGAAGAAGATCGACAGTCGGCAATTGCCGAAGGGAGATACAATGAGACGCAGGTCTTCACGATCGACGTTCAGAAGGCTTCAG ATGGACGTGTCTTTGTGACTACGCCAGCGCTCTTTACTGCCGGAACTCCGGCCACCCTTTCGACAATATCTTCGAGCCAAGGTCCAGGTGGTCCGCTGTTGCAGCCCTATCCAGATTGGTCTTGGCACATGCCTGGGAACTGCAGTGGTATCACAAGTGTGTGGAGAGTGGCT GTCGACGAATGCGATAGACTCTGGGTGCTTGACAGCGGAAAAATTGGCAATGCCGACCAGGTGTGTCCAGCCCAAATTTTGGTATTTGATTTAATAACCGACACACTGCTGCAACGAATTACCATTCCAAACGACATCTCGCACAGTCCCGCGAACGAGTCTCTGGGACTACTAATTACGCCTGTAGTTGAGACGGAGGGCTTCGACTGCCAGCGGACATGG GTTTACATAGCTGACGTTCAGGGTGGAGGTCTCATAATATGGGACGGATGGCAGTTTTTGCGCCTTGACGACGAAGTGTTCAAAGCGGACCCAACGGCCACGACGTTCTCCATCGCTGGGGATAATTTCACTCTTGCGGACGGGAATTTCGGACTCGCGTTATCACCCCGGCACCCGTGGCAAGCTCCCCGTTTATTTTTCAGGCCGTTGGCCTCGCTCAGAGAATACTCCTATGCTGTTCACGATCTGCATAGGCTGATATTTGGATTCGACTCCGTTAATTACATCACTTCCAACTATGAATTTCCCAGTCAGGTTACCGCACAAGCATTTTCACGGGAAGGTATCCTGTTCCTCGGACTAACGAGAGAAATAGCAATAGCATGCTGGAACATGAATCACCCGATGGACAACGAGCACGTG GTGATCGTGGCGCAAAACAACGACACCTTGCAGTTCGCTAGTGGAGTCAAGGTTTCGAAACGCGGATATGATGATTTCGAAGAAGAACTTTGGGTTTCGACAAACcgcttacaaaaaatatatactggCACTCTAAACGTTGATGAAGTCAACTTCAGAATTCTCAGCGCTCGGGTCGAAGACCTCGTCCAGAATTCCAAATGTCAGtcattgcaattttttaaataa